The following proteins are encoded in a genomic region of Archaeoglobaceae archaeon:
- the argB gene encoding acetylglutamate kinase — protein sequence MENVEVLLEALPFIKEFYGQTMVFKIGGHAMVNDEVLEEIVKDILLLYFTGIKPVVVHGGGPEISEKMERLGLKPKFVEGLRVTDRETMEVVEMVLDGKINSRIVSMFIKNGGKAVGLSGKDGLLIVAEKKLLKLKKGMEETMVDLGFVGETKLVNPGILRLLLDNGFIPVVSPVSADLEGNVYNLNADSVAGDIASALRAKKLIMLTDVPGILRDVNDKNSLISRIKLSELEQLYEKGVLKGGMLPKFDAIAKALRGGVEKVHVIDGSKKHAILLELFTKEGIGTMVEL from the coding sequence ATGGAGAATGTTGAGGTTCTACTTGAAGCACTCCCATTCATAAAGGAGTTCTATGGACAGACAATGGTGTTCAAAATCGGGGGGCATGCAATGGTAAACGACGAAGTTCTCGAGGAGATCGTCAAGGATATCCTTCTTCTATATTTTACAGGTATAAAGCCGGTTGTGGTTCATGGCGGCGGCCCCGAGATCTCTGAAAAAATGGAAAGACTTGGATTGAAACCCAAATTCGTTGAGGGGCTTAGAGTAACAGACAGGGAGACCATGGAAGTTGTAGAAATGGTTTTAGATGGAAAAATAAACTCAAGAATTGTTTCTATGTTCATAAAAAATGGAGGAAAGGCAGTTGGTTTGAGCGGAAAAGATGGTCTGCTGATTGTTGCAGAAAAGAAACTTCTAAAGCTAAAAAAAGGAATGGAAGAAACTATGGTGGATCTTGGATTTGTTGGTGAAACAAAACTTGTCAATCCCGGCATTCTTAGACTTTTACTCGATAACGGATTTATTCCAGTTGTATCTCCAGTTTCTGCTGATCTCGAAGGCAATGTCTACAACCTGAATGCAGACAGTGTCGCAGGAGATATTGCAAGTGCATTAAGGGCGAAAAAGTTAATAATGCTAACCGATGTTCCAGGAATTTTACGAGATGTAAACGATAAAAATTCCCTAATCTCAAGAATAAAGCTTTCAGAACTCGAGCAACTCTACGAAAAGGGAGTTCTAAAAGGCGGTATGTTGCCCAAGTTCGATGCAATTGCGAAGGCTTTGCGTGGTGGTGTTGAAAAAGTTCATGTAATAGACGGCTCAAAGAAACATGCAATTCTCTTGGAGCTCTTCACAAAAGAGGGCATAGGAACTATGGTGGAATTATGA
- a CDS encoding sugar phosphate isomerase/epimerase — protein sequence MKIGAQPDVRHNPKEAFEFVTNNGFEHIEILMDHPFFSPDALSYNELIELKWSYDVDLLIHLPTTTTNFISTSEVMRKASYAEMQRVLHIADRCGAEVVTFHIGWNPGFINNGDFYFPQAIYDKHNERVLLKELKPFLRRTEVKLALENTIGISGGIERALREILNDTELFLTLDIGHYLLQQCNIFLEHFDRVINIHLHDNNGQKDEHLALGKGKVDLSLLPLKDYGGYLTIETREENSIIETRDYLFRYLKENL from the coding sequence ATGAAAATTGGAGCACAGCCTGACGTTAGACACAACCCTAAGGAAGCTTTCGAGTTCGTTACAAACAATGGTTTTGAGCACATCGAAATACTCATGGATCATCCTTTTTTCTCCCCCGACGCTTTAAGCTATAACGAGCTGATTGAGCTTAAATGGAGTTATGATGTCGACCTTCTCATTCATTTACCAACCACTACGACGAATTTTATATCTACGAGTGAAGTCATGCGTAAGGCGAGTTATGCGGAAATGCAGAGAGTTCTCCACATCGCTGATCGGTGTGGTGCGGAAGTGGTAACATTTCACATAGGCTGGAATCCTGGCTTTATAAATAACGGTGACTTTTATTTTCCGCAAGCAATATATGACAAACACAATGAGAGGGTTTTGCTTAAAGAATTGAAGCCCTTTCTAAGAAGAACTGAGGTTAAATTAGCCCTTGAAAACACAATTGGGATCAGCGGTGGTATTGAGAGGGCATTAAGGGAGATATTAAATGATACGGAGCTTTTTTTAACGCTCGATATCGGTCACTATTTGCTCCAGCAATGTAATATATTTCTTGAACATTTCGACAGAGTGATAAATATCCATCTCCATGACAACAACGGCCAAAAAGACGAGCATTTAGCTCTTGGAAAAGGAAAAGTTGATCTAAGTTTGTTACCTCTTAAAGATTATGGTGGGTATCTTACGATCGAGACCCGGGAAGAGAACTCCATCATAGAGACAAGAGACTATTTATTCCGGTATCTTAAGGAGAATCTATGA
- a CDS encoding TIGR00300 family protein: MIARELEFEGHLIDSMIFPKALDLILDLEGEFEIIEFKVGKRKQDYSYARIIVFGKDEEHLGLILKELHKIGARIPDAEEIELAEAPGDRILPDNFYVTTNNLTFVHYKGKWLKVEGIAMDRVIVIKDGRALCVPISEVRKGDLVVIGEKGVRVIPPERPRKSTYFEFMGGKVSTERPTEKMIEAIAAEILELKRRDGKMAVVAGPAVDHTAARDALAGMIRDGFVDLLLSGNALAVHDIEVSIFGTSLGMDIKTGKPVPGGNRHHLYAISKVIAAGGIKQAVEKGIIKDGIMFECVRNNVPFILAGSIRDDGPLPEVITDVMVAKAEMKKALEGIDMVLMLATTLHSIAVGNLLPSWVKTICVDSNPATVMKLMDRGTHQAIGVVTDVGLFLPTLYHKLKELSSQERTK, translated from the coding sequence ATGATAGCTCGCGAGCTTGAATTTGAGGGGCATTTGATAGATTCGATGATCTTTCCAAAGGCACTGGATCTAATTCTCGATCTTGAAGGTGAATTTGAAATTATAGAATTCAAGGTTGGGAAAAGAAAACAAGACTACAGCTACGCAAGGATAATTGTTTTTGGAAAAGACGAAGAACATCTCGGGTTAATCCTTAAGGAGTTGCATAAGATTGGAGCAAGAATTCCGGATGCTGAGGAGATTGAGTTGGCTGAAGCACCGGGAGATAGGATTTTGCCAGATAACTTCTACGTCACTACAAACAATCTTACCTTTGTTCATTATAAGGGCAAATGGCTTAAAGTTGAAGGAATTGCCATGGACAGAGTAATCGTAATCAAAGACGGAAGAGCTCTATGCGTTCCAATCAGCGAAGTCAGAAAAGGAGATCTTGTTGTTATTGGGGAAAAAGGGGTTAGAGTGATCCCACCAGAGAGACCGAGAAAATCTACATATTTTGAGTTTATGGGGGGCAAAGTATCTACTGAAAGACCAACAGAAAAGATGATTGAAGCTATTGCAGCAGAAATTCTTGAGTTAAAGAGACGCGATGGGAAGATGGCTGTCGTAGCCGGGCCTGCGGTAGATCACACTGCAGCAAGAGATGCATTGGCTGGAATGATTCGAGACGGTTTTGTAGATTTGCTTCTCTCCGGAAATGCTCTGGCTGTTCATGATATCGAAGTTTCGATTTTTGGCACTTCTTTGGGTATGGATATTAAAACCGGTAAACCCGTGCCAGGTGGGAACAGACATCATCTCTACGCGATCAGCAAAGTAATTGCTGCTGGGGGCATAAAGCAAGCGGTGGAGAAAGGAATCATAAAAGATGGAATTATGTTCGAATGTGTTCGCAATAATGTTCCTTTCATTCTTGCGGGATCAATAAGGGATGATGGTCCCCTGCCAGAAGTTATAACTGACGTAATGGTAGCAAAGGCAGAAATGAAGAAAGCTTTAGAAGGTATAGACATGGTTTTGATGCTTGCTACAACATTACATAGTATTGCAGTAGGGAATCTTCTCCCTTCATGGGTTAAAACCATCTGTGTTGATTCTAATCCCGCGACGGTGATGAAGTTAATGGATCGCGGAACCCATCAGGCCATTGGGGTTGTTACAGATGTAGGGTTGTTCTTGCCCACCCTTTACCACAAGCTTAAAGAGCTTAGCAGTCAAGAAA